A window of Bradyrhizobium sp. AZCC 1610 contains these coding sequences:
- a CDS encoding amino acid synthesis family protein, producing the protein MSAIIRKIVTVVEETHLEMGQKVAPPTRRAAAIAVIENPFAGRYVEDLSPLIEIGEELGDLLSKKAVAALGIDGAKAHSYGKAAAVGENGELEHAAAILHPKMGAPVRKVLGKGAALIPSSKKRSGPGTTLDIPLGHKDAAFVRSHFDGMEVQINDAPRANEIMVAVAVTDSGRPLPRVGGLTVSEVKGEDGLR; encoded by the coding sequence ATGAGCGCGATCATTCGCAAGATCGTCACGGTGGTCGAGGAAACTCATCTCGAGATGGGGCAAAAAGTTGCGCCGCCGACGCGGCGCGCAGCGGCGATCGCCGTGATTGAGAATCCCTTTGCAGGCCGGTACGTCGAGGACCTTTCGCCTTTGATCGAAATCGGCGAGGAACTCGGCGATCTGCTTTCGAAGAAGGCAGTCGCGGCACTCGGGATCGACGGCGCCAAGGCGCACAGCTACGGCAAGGCGGCGGCGGTCGGTGAAAACGGCGAACTGGAACACGCGGCAGCGATCCTGCATCCGAAGATGGGCGCGCCGGTCCGCAAGGTCCTGGGCAAGGGCGCGGCGCTGATTCCGTCGTCTAAGAAGCGCAGCGGCCCGGGGACGACGCTGGATATCCCGCTCGGCCACAAGGACGCGGCATTCGTACGCAGCCATTTCGACGGGATGGAAGTGCAGATCAACGATGCGCCGCGCGCCAATGAGATCATGGTCGCGGTGGCGGTCACCGACAGCGGCAGGCCATTGCCGCGCGTCGGGGGATTGACGGTTTCGGAAGTCAAAGGCGAAGACGGTTTGCGATAG
- a CDS encoding ABC transporter substrate-binding protein, with amino-acid sequence MRRRHLLGAGLAIAVAGMTNTAMAQSEIKIGEINSYSLLPAFTEPYRKGWQLAVEEVNAAGGINGKKLVVISKDDGGKPADAQTAANELVSSENVAMLTGTFLSNIGLAVSDFANQKKVFFLAAEPLTDAITWSKGNRYTFRLRPSNYMQAAMLVEEAAKLPAKRWATIAPNYEYGQSAVAVFKKLMSAKRPDIQWVDEQWPPQGKIDAGPVVQAVAAANPEAILNVTFGADLVKLVREGNTRGLFKNRAVVSFLTGEPEYLDPLKDETPEGWIVTGYPWYDIKTPDHDKFLKAYQAKYNDYPRLGSIVGYQTIKAAAAILAKANSTDPEKLIAATEGLSMPSPFGEITFRKIDHQSTLGAYVGKTALKDGKGVMVNSVYRKGADYLPSDAEVEKLRPKD; translated from the coding sequence ATGCGACGGAGACATTTGCTGGGAGCTGGATTGGCGATCGCTGTTGCGGGCATGACGAATACCGCCATGGCGCAAAGCGAGATCAAGATCGGCGAGATCAACAGCTATTCGCTGTTGCCCGCCTTCACAGAGCCCTATCGCAAGGGCTGGCAGCTTGCGGTGGAGGAAGTCAACGCCGCGGGCGGCATCAACGGCAAGAAACTCGTCGTCATCTCCAAGGACGACGGCGGCAAACCGGCGGACGCGCAGACCGCGGCCAACGAACTGGTGTCGAGCGAGAACGTGGCGATGCTGACCGGTACGTTCCTGTCCAACATCGGTCTGGCCGTCAGCGATTTCGCCAACCAGAAGAAAGTCTTCTTCCTGGCGGCAGAGCCACTGACCGACGCCATCACCTGGTCGAAGGGCAATCGCTACACCTTCCGCCTGCGTCCCTCCAACTACATGCAGGCGGCGATGCTGGTGGAGGAAGCCGCGAAGCTTCCGGCCAAGCGCTGGGCGACGATTGCGCCGAACTATGAATACGGCCAGTCGGCGGTCGCGGTGTTCAAGAAGCTGATGTCGGCTAAGCGTCCCGACATTCAGTGGGTCGACGAACAATGGCCGCCGCAGGGCAAGATCGACGCGGGTCCGGTGGTGCAGGCGGTTGCCGCGGCCAATCCCGAAGCGATCCTCAACGTCACCTTCGGAGCCGATCTCGTCAAGCTCGTGCGCGAAGGCAACACCCGCGGCCTGTTCAAGAACCGCGCGGTGGTCTCCTTCCTCACCGGCGAGCCGGAATATCTCGATCCGCTGAAGGACGAGACGCCGGAGGGCTGGATCGTCACGGGTTACCCCTGGTACGACATCAAGACGCCGGACCATGACAAGTTCCTCAAAGCCTATCAGGCCAAGTACAACGACTATCCGCGCCTCGGCTCGATCGTCGGCTACCAGACCATCAAGGCCGCTGCGGCGATTCTTGCCAAAGCCAACTCGACGGATCCGGAGAAGCTGATCGCAGCGACCGAAGGCCTGTCGATGCCGTCGCCGTTCGGCGAGATCACGTTCCGCAAGATCGATCATCAGTCGACGCTCGGAGCCTATGTCGGCAAGACCGCGCTGAAGGACGGCAAGGGCGTGATGGTGAACTCGGTCTATCGCAAGGGCGCGGACTATCTCCCGAGCGATGCGGAAGTCGAAAAGCTTCGTCCGAAGGACTGA
- a CDS encoding ABC transporter permease: MAFYFVQFLTGLASAASLFLVASGLSIIFGVTRIVNFAHGAFYMLGAYVAFTLTERFSGALGFWGGIVVAALIVAVVGVLVEMVLLRRIYHAPELFQLLATFGLTLMVQDIVVLIWGPDDLLGRRAPGFRGAVDFFGQNIPSYDLFLIALSPVVLGGLWLLFQRTRWGVLVRAATQDRDMVAALGVNQKWLFTSVFALGVFLAALGGALQIPRDAVHHALDLRIIVEVFVVVVIGGLGSIIGAFVAAVLVSELNAFGILIFPKISIILVFLVMAVVLIVRPWGLFGKPEAAARRTPGLTVTPWRRLTSGERLMSLGALVLAAMLPLFAGNYALTVGSEIAIYVIFAASLHFLMSVGGLASFGHAAYFGLGAYGVAFLAKAAGFPMIVSLLLGPILGLLGAAVFGFFAVQLSGVYFAMLTLAFAQIVWSIAFQWVEVTGGDNGILGVWPEKWAAGPSAFYWLSLGIAALVVTVLRVIVFSPFGFALRATRDSPLRSEAIGIDGKRVQWTAFVISGTVAGIGGALFAYLKGSVFPDSLGISLSVDALVMVLLGGVETVSGAVIGAIVFKAASIWLVSQTDLSKLVLGGFIVLMVVAFPKGIVGTLETIRNRWRSPEKKSALATSRIETAE; this comes from the coding sequence ATGGCCTTTTACTTCGTTCAGTTCCTGACCGGTCTCGCCAGCGCGGCGTCGCTGTTTCTGGTCGCGTCGGGGCTGTCGATCATTTTCGGCGTGACGCGGATCGTGAATTTTGCCCATGGCGCGTTCTACATGCTCGGCGCCTATGTCGCGTTCACGCTGACCGAACGTTTCTCCGGCGCGCTCGGCTTCTGGGGCGGCATCGTCGTTGCGGCGTTGATCGTCGCCGTCGTCGGCGTGCTGGTCGAGATGGTGCTGCTGCGGCGGATCTACCATGCACCGGAATTGTTCCAGTTGCTCGCAACTTTCGGCCTGACCTTGATGGTCCAGGATATCGTGGTGCTGATCTGGGGTCCGGATGATCTGCTCGGCCGCCGCGCGCCCGGCTTCAGAGGCGCGGTCGATTTCTTCGGCCAGAACATCCCGAGCTACGATTTGTTCCTGATCGCGCTCAGTCCGGTCGTGCTCGGCGGGCTCTGGCTGCTGTTCCAGCGCACGCGCTGGGGCGTGCTGGTGCGCGCGGCGACGCAGGACCGCGACATGGTGGCGGCGCTGGGCGTCAATCAGAAATGGCTGTTCACCAGCGTGTTCGCACTCGGGGTCTTTCTCGCAGCCCTCGGCGGCGCGCTGCAGATCCCGCGCGATGCCGTGCATCATGCGCTCGACCTTCGTATCATCGTCGAAGTGTTCGTGGTCGTGGTGATCGGCGGGCTCGGCAGCATCATCGGTGCTTTCGTTGCCGCCGTGCTGGTTTCCGAACTCAACGCCTTCGGCATTCTCATCTTCCCGAAGATCTCCATCATCCTGGTGTTCCTGGTGATGGCGGTCGTGCTGATCGTGCGGCCATGGGGCCTGTTCGGCAAACCGGAAGCGGCCGCGCGCCGCACGCCGGGCCTGACCGTCACGCCGTGGCGGCGGCTGACATCAGGCGAACGGCTGATGTCGCTCGGCGCACTGGTCCTTGCGGCCATGCTGCCGCTGTTCGCCGGCAACTATGCGCTCACGGTTGGGTCGGAGATCGCAATCTACGTGATCTTCGCCGCCAGCCTGCATTTCCTGATGTCGGTCGGCGGGCTAGCCTCGTTCGGCCACGCCGCCTATTTCGGTCTTGGCGCTTATGGCGTCGCGTTCCTCGCCAAAGCGGCGGGATTTCCGATGATCGTCTCGCTGCTGCTGGGGCCAATACTGGGCCTGCTTGGTGCTGCGGTATTCGGCTTCTTCGCCGTGCAACTCTCCGGCGTCTATTTCGCGATGCTGACGTTGGCCTTTGCGCAGATCGTCTGGTCGATCGCCTTCCAGTGGGTCGAGGTGACCGGCGGCGACAACGGCATTCTCGGCGTCTGGCCGGAGAAGTGGGCCGCGGGCCCATCTGCGTTCTACTGGCTGTCGCTCGGCATCGCCGCGCTCGTGGTCACCGTGCTGCGCGTGATCGTGTTCTCGCCATTTGGCTTCGCGTTGCGCGCGACGCGGGACTCGCCGCTGCGCAGCGAAGCGATCGGCATCGACGGCAAACGCGTGCAATGGACGGCCTTCGTCATATCAGGCACGGTCGCAGGGATTGGCGGCGCGCTGTTCGCCTATCTGAAAGGAAGCGTCTTCCCCGACAGCCTCGGCATCTCGCTGTCGGTGGATGCGCTGGTCATGGTGCTGCTCGGCGGCGTCGAGACGGTTTCCGGTGCTGTTATCGGCGCCATCGTCTTCAAGGCGGCCAGCATCTGGCTGGTCAGCCAGACCGATCTTTCCAAGCTGGTGCTGGGCGGCTTCATCGTGCTGATGGTGGTGGCTTTCCCCAAGGGCATCGTCGGCACGCTGGAGACGATCAGGAATCGCTGGCGATCCCCTGAGAAAAAATCCGCGCTTGCCACCTCCCGGATCGAGACCGCCGAATGA
- a CDS encoding ABC transporter ATP-binding protein has translation MSMVPTLLSVEALSKSYGGVHAVRSVSFELRAGEILALIGPNGAGKSTCFDMLNGQNIPDSGRITLLGEDTVGRKPRAIWRLGVGRTFQITATFPTMTVRENVQVALVSYGRQLFNLWGSTASYARDEAGRLLDLVGMGAYAGRPCGELAYGDLKRLELAIALANQPKLLLMDEPTAGMAPRERIELMRLTARIAREQSIGVLFTEHDMDVVFEHADRILVLNRGSLIAEGSPEEVRGNPQVRAIYLGEGLVYDARHREGAGA, from the coding sequence ATGAGCATGGTCCCCACATTGCTGTCGGTTGAGGCCTTAAGCAAATCCTATGGCGGCGTCCATGCCGTGCGCAGCGTGTCGTTCGAACTGCGCGCGGGCGAAATCCTGGCGCTGATCGGGCCCAACGGCGCCGGGAAAAGCACCTGTTTCGACATGCTCAACGGCCAGAACATTCCGGACAGTGGCCGGATCACTCTGCTCGGCGAGGATACGGTCGGCCGGAAGCCGCGCGCGATCTGGCGGCTCGGCGTCGGCCGCACGTTCCAGATCACCGCGACGTTCCCGACCATGACCGTGCGCGAGAACGTGCAGGTCGCGCTGGTGTCGTATGGCAGGCAGTTGTTCAATCTCTGGGGCTCAACCGCAAGTTACGCGCGCGACGAAGCCGGCCGGCTGCTCGATCTCGTCGGCATGGGCGCCTATGCCGGGCGTCCGTGCGGCGAACTCGCCTATGGCGACCTCAAGCGGCTGGAGCTTGCGATCGCGCTCGCCAACCAGCCCAAGCTATTACTGATGGACGAGCCGACTGCCGGCATGGCGCCGCGCGAGCGGATCGAACTGATGCGGTTGACCGCGCGCATCGCCCGCGAGCAATCGATCGGCGTGCTCTTCACCGAGCACGACATGGATGTGGTGTTCGAACATGCCGACCGCATCCTGGTGCTCAACCGCGGCAGCCTGATCGCCGAAGGCTCGCCGGAGGAAGTTCGCGGCAATCCGCAGGTGCGCGCCATCTATCTCGGCGAGGGTCTGGTCTACGACGCACGTCACCGCGAGGGAGCCGGCGCATGA
- a CDS encoding ABC transporter ATP-binding protein, whose product MKLQVADLNSFYGPAHILFDIALEVGEGEVVALLGRNGAGKSTTFRSIVGLVENRSGRIVFEGRDVSREPTHAIVRGGLGYVPEERRIFTDLTVDENLEVGRQPKRSNAPQWTREKLFTLFPNLGEMRNRPGGRMSGGEQQMLTIARTLMGNPSLVLLDEPSEGLSPKIVEQMVEAILAMKREGVSIVVSEQNLHFARLISDRAYIIERGKICFGGTMAELDARPDIRDAHLSL is encoded by the coding sequence ATGAAGCTGCAGGTCGCCGATCTCAACAGCTTTTACGGCCCGGCGCATATCCTGTTCGATATCGCGCTCGAAGTCGGCGAAGGCGAGGTGGTGGCGCTGCTCGGGCGTAACGGCGCCGGCAAGTCCACCACCTTCCGCTCCATCGTCGGTCTCGTCGAGAACCGCTCGGGACGGATTGTCTTCGAGGGCAGGGACGTCTCGCGTGAGCCAACGCATGCGATCGTGCGTGGTGGGCTCGGCTACGTGCCGGAAGAGCGGCGCATCTTCACGGATCTGACGGTCGACGAAAATCTCGAAGTAGGGCGCCAGCCGAAGCGGTCGAACGCGCCGCAGTGGACGCGCGAGAAACTGTTCACGCTGTTTCCCAATCTCGGCGAAATGCGCAACCGTCCAGGCGGGCGGATGAGCGGCGGCGAGCAGCAAATGCTGACGATCGCGCGGACCCTGATGGGCAATCCGTCGCTGGTGCTGCTCGACGAGCCGTCGGAAGGGCTATCGCCGAAGATTGTCGAACAGATGGTCGAAGCCATCCTCGCGATGAAGCGAGAAGGCGTCAGCATCGTGGTCTCGGAGCAGAACCTGCATTTCGCGCGGCTGATCTCCGACCGCGCCTACATCATCGAGCGTGGCAAGATCTGCTTCGGCGGCACGATGGCGGAACTCGACGCGCGGCCGGACATCCGGGACGCGCATCTGTCGCTGTAG